A section of the Lynx canadensis isolate LIC74 chromosome A1, mLynCan4.pri.v2, whole genome shotgun sequence genome encodes:
- the SCGB3A1 gene encoding secretoglobin family 3A member 1 — MELTATFLMLCVALFSHPAATFFMDTMVKPVASALTDLNPAVEAGAEALAGAEDITETAALAGAGAMANPLLKGFSPLKFVLTILGIPVEHLIEGSRKCVAELGPEAVGAVKSLLGSLMYLG; from the exons ATGGAGCTCACGGCCACCTTCCTGATGCTCTGTGTGGCTCTGTTCAGTCATCCTG CTGCCACTTTCTTCATGGACACAATGGTCAAGCCTGTGGCCTCAGCTCTGACCGACCTCAACCCTGCTGTGGAGGCTGGGGCAGAGGCCCTGGCTGGGGCAGAAGACATAACTGAGACAGCAGCtctggctggggcaggggccaTGGCCAACCCCCTTCTCAAAGGCTTCAGCCCCCTGAAGTTCGTCCTGACCATCCTGGGGATCCCAGTGGAACATCTCATTGAGGGTTCCAGGAAGTGTGTGGCCGAGCTGGGCCCTGAGGCCGTGGGAGCTGTGAAGTCTCTGCTG GGGTCCCTGATGTACCTTGGCTGA